The following coding sequences lie in one Candidatus Poribacteria bacterium genomic window:
- a CDS encoding PD-(D/E)XK nuclease family transposase, protein MTQVIPLRYDTAFKKAFSQPEIFCQFAEDVLGIKFHTDEVHRGYKFLEPIGQVDIEYDLFAEDQESRIVVEIQHVKERHFYDRFLYYHLINLVEQVKNSKAYQFDRTVYTIVVLTSPYSESEIDFSVAITDFNPINEFSRKVEVYPHQLVFVVPRMVNEKTPSGIKTWLELVLDSLDGEIDESHYNSPIFERVIEAVKRDNISPAERRVLKDEESWEDTLIDVRQKEKEDIARALISEGISTDVITRTTGLTATEIEKLKQS, encoded by the coding sequence ATGACGCAAGTTATCCCCTTAAGATACGACACCGCTTTTAAAAAAGCGTTCAGCCAACCAGAGATCTTCTGTCAATTTGCCGAAGATGTCTTAGGTATCAAATTCCATACCGATGAGGTACATCGCGGCTACAAATTCCTTGAACCCATTGGGCAGGTTGATATTGAATACGATCTGTTTGCTGAGGACCAGGAATCTCGTATTGTCGTTGAGATACAACATGTCAAAGAGCGACACTTCTATGACCGTTTCCTATATTATCATCTTATTAACCTCGTCGAACAGGTAAAAAACAGCAAAGCGTACCAGTTTGATCGGACAGTTTACACAATTGTCGTCCTAACAAGTCCGTATAGTGAGAGCGAAATTGACTTTAGTGTTGCCATCACAGATTTCAATCCAATCAACGAATTTAGCCGTAAAGTCGAAGTCTATCCGCATCAACTTGTGTTTGTAGTGCCACGTATGGTTAATGAAAAAACGCCATCTGGCATCAAAACGTGGTTGGAACTCGTGTTGGATTCCCTTGATGGTGAGATAGATGAAAGCCACTACAACTCCCCAATTTTCGAGAGGGTGATTGAGGCGGTTAAACGGGACAACATCTCACCAGCGGAGCGCAGGGTCCTCAAAGATGAAGAGTCTTGGGAAGATACTCTCATAGATGTGAGGCAGAAAGAAAAGGAAGATATTGCACGCGCACTGATTAGCGAAGGCATAAGCACCGACGTTATTACACGAACAACGGGTCTCACAGCAACAGAAATCGAAAAACTGAAACAATCATAA